A genomic region of Salinibacterium sp. NK8237 contains the following coding sequences:
- a CDS encoding YceD family protein yields the protein MSRINESPYAVLVRDLIHRPGEMREHSIQVVVPETFGTAVVGVEKGSKLSVKGRFESLHDGILVDAVVSGKAQAECVRCLIDVTLPVRVEFQELFAYSEDEAFDYTVIDEYIDLEPVVRDSVVLSLPFQPVCQKDCLGLCPECGVRLLDNPGHEHEAPIDARWAALAGLQDFTQDSHDQNSHDANDPPETQEEKS from the coding sequence GTGTCTAGAATCAACGAGAGTCCGTATGCCGTATTGGTGCGCGATCTCATTCACCGCCCAGGCGAGATGAGAGAGCACTCCATTCAGGTCGTCGTACCCGAAACCTTTGGTACCGCCGTTGTTGGGGTAGAAAAGGGTTCGAAACTGTCCGTCAAGGGCCGTTTTGAGTCACTCCACGATGGCATTCTTGTGGATGCCGTTGTGTCGGGCAAAGCTCAAGCAGAGTGTGTTCGTTGCCTCATTGACGTCACCCTGCCTGTCCGAGTCGAGTTTCAAGAACTTTTCGCGTATTCTGAGGACGAAGCTTTCGACTACACGGTTATCGACGAATACATCGATCTAGAACCTGTAGTGCGGGATTCGGTAGTGTTGTCACTGCCGTTCCAGCCGGTCTGTCAGAAGGATTGTCTTGGCCTGTGCCCTGAGTGTGGGGTTCGGCTGCTCGATAATCCAGGACACGAACACGAAGCGCCCATCGATGCTCGCTGGGCAGCGTTGGCCGGCCTCCAAGATTTCACGCAAGATTCGCATGACCAGAACTCGCACGACGCGAACGATCCACCTGAGACCCAAGAAGAAAAGAGTTAG